One part of the Actinomycetota bacterium genome encodes these proteins:
- a CDS encoding stage II sporulation protein: protein MTCRFRRALAAVALVSTTVGVVATSSPADAYPSANVELSGHGWGHGRGLGQWGALGYALDHGWSYGQILDHYYGGTTLGSLGGDPLLGVRLTRLDGRETAVMQDRGLLQTNAAFGSFVALRARRVGPNLFVVEHGPGCGGPWTQLTLASGPVNFASAVDPGDDQTLMVQACEPDGTRRYLRGTVFAFDDGGNQRSVNRLAMEGYLRGVVPRESPASWGSLGGGAGMHALFAQAVAARSYAASEHRYPYANTCDTTACQV, encoded by the coding sequence ATGACCTGTCGGTTCCGCCGCGCCCTCGCTGCGGTCGCCCTGGTCTCGACGACGGTCGGCGTGGTCGCGACCAGCTCGCCGGCCGACGCCTACCCCTCGGCCAACGTCGAGCTCTCGGGCCACGGCTGGGGCCACGGGCGCGGCCTGGGGCAGTGGGGCGCGCTCGGCTATGCCCTTGACCACGGTTGGTCCTACGGCCAGATCCTGGACCACTACTACGGCGGCACGACCCTGGGGAGCCTGGGCGGCGATCCCCTCCTCGGTGTCCGGCTCACCCGCCTCGACGGCCGCGAGACTGCGGTGATGCAGGATCGGGGTCTGTTGCAGACGAACGCCGCCTTCGGGTCCTTCGTCGCGCTGCGCGCCCGTCGCGTCGGGCCCAACCTCTTCGTCGTCGAGCACGGCCCGGGTTGCGGAGGACCGTGGACGCAGCTGACGCTGGCGAGTGGTCCGGTCAACTTTGCGTCGGCGGTCGACCCCGGCGACGATCAAACGCTCATGGTGCAGGCGTGCGAGCCCGATGGCACTCGCCGCTACCTGCGCGGGACTGTCTTCGCGTTCGACGATGGCGGGAACCAACGAAGCGTGAACCGCCTGGCGATGGAGGGCTACCTCCGCGGCGTCGTACCCAGGGAGTCGCCGGCTTCGTGGGGATCTCTGGGCGGAGGCGCCGGCATGCACGCCCTCTTCGCCCAAGCGGTCGCGGCTCGCTCCTATGCGGCGTCCGAGCACCGTTATCCGTATGCCAACACCTGCGACACGACGGCTTGCCAGGT